The DNA window TCACCCTCTTCCCCTTTACCCTTCCCCAAGAGAATGGATGCCacttctctccctctctctccctctctctctgtctctctctcacacacacacacacacacacatttCCTCTTTTggtgtgtgtgagagagagagagtgagagagccATTTTATGGATGTGGGTGAAGAGGGAAAGAGATTTGATGGGTGTGggtgaaaaagagagaataccATAGCTGTGGGTTAAGAAAGAACTagggagggagagagggagagagggagagagagagatgtgggtgaagagagaaaagaaaaagaagagagaaaagcgAAAAGATGGTCAAAATGAAACATCCAAGACTTGGTTATTCATCACAACCCTTTATTGAAACTcacattttttccttttgaattttaattaaatcctttccccttttttttcctcttttgaaTTTCACTGTTTTCCCCCCCTAATTTCTCTCTAATTAACATTTATGTACtaaatgttatattaatatctaAAGTTCTACTATAATTATATAGAAAAGACCAAATGTATCTTAGTTTATCAATTTAAGTCTTCCTAAAATTTGAGAGGAATgaagaattttgaatattttaaaaggcTTCGACATTGTTCACTTTTTAAACATATTAGCTAAATAAATGTACATTAGGGGagaatattcaaatttgtcTAAAGTTTATGAGATAAAAAAATGGTTTGgttttataaaagaataaaaattgtgattgaaataaatcataattgtTCATGACATTACATCGGAATattgtataattattttttaatattggtcattgaattttcatctatttaattttttttcaaaatatcagCTATACATAACCTTTGTTGTAAGTTGTGGACATTCCAAATGccaatttgaattcaattcaaatcataaaaggCTAGATTGAGTTAGATTTCATTCTGACAATCGAAAAACATAAAAGGCTAGATTGAGTTAGATTTCCTTAGgtggaaaattgaaaaattcaaagatttcACATTATTTTGGTAAGGTACTCAAAAATTGTATTTTGGTAAGGTACTCAAAAATTGAGTTACAACACTACGATACCttaattttatgattgttacaaaaattaaaaatatttaacgtCTTTTAACTAAGTTTAGTAGTTCATTgtattctataaatatttatatttgcattttataaaattttagttacaATATCTATAGAGAGTTGAGTTGAATCATGAATTGTATTCGAGTTATTTAGCCCAACGGGATTAcgttctatatatatatatgaaaagaaggaaagaaaaaaaaggtgagTTTTTGAGTGGGATTTGGGTGTATTTATACCTTCGTTCCCTTCCCCTCTTTAGCTATTCCATCCCCACTGTTGTTGTTTGATTAAATCAGCCATTTTTGTTGTTCTCAAGGTTCGTGCTCCATCCCTTTTGTTCTCTCTCTATTCTGTGATCCATTTCTTATTTTCCGGtatcttaatataaaatttgcaGACACAGAAGATGAACAGACCCGGAGACTGGAACTGCACCTCCTGCCACCACTTCAACTTCCAGAGGAGGGACATCTGCCAGCGCTGCGGCGACCCCAAGACCGGCGCCGCCGTAAGACCTGGGTCTGGATTCGGGTTCGGCGGGTCGGACGTCAGGCCCGGGGACTGGTACTGCAGCGTAGGGAACTGTGGAGCCCACAATTTCGCAACCCGGTCAAGCTGCTTCAAATGTGGTGCCTTCAAAGACGACATGTCGGCCTTCGACTTCGATCTTCCTCGTCCGACTCCTCGGGGTATATCCCCTTTTGCTTTCTCTACTCCCGCCCGTTCCCCTGCCTCCGCTTGGAAGTCCGGTGACTGGATTTGTGCTAGGTAagtggagatagtatttctcatttataaactcatgatatTCCTCTAAGttaaccgatgtgagactcactcccaataatcttcaatcATCCTCCCTTTAAACAAAGCACACTATAAACCTTCCCTAAAGTTTCCTTAGGCTTATgaagctctcgaatagcctccccttaatcgaggctcgactcctttctctgaaACCCtcgacatggctaagtttagggcatgactctaataccatgttaaaaatcacgactcttcacaatggtatgatattgtccactttgagcataaactcgctttgctttgggcttccacaAGAGGCCTGGTAccaatggaaatagtattcctcacttataaattcatgatcttccctaaattaactaacgtgggactcatgattcctaacatatttatggtttattttcaattttaactatttaaaagaTATTCCCAAAtccattcttttaattaattaaagtaaaaaaataatgatgaatGGTGAAATCACAGGTCAGGATGCAACGAACATAACTTTGCAAGTAGGATGGAGTGCTTCAGATGCAGTGCTCCAAGAGACTCGTACTAACAAAACTAGCCATGTTCGAGTGCAAGGAATTGTTGGGTGTATCACAATCATAAAATTAACATCTTAATTTGGGTACATGTGTTTGTTTGCAGGGTTTAGGGTTCCAAGTGAGAGAATTTCAAAGAGACTTCATTCATAAACTGCActatctttgtttctttttttgtctctttgattttgattttgtttttgtagcctttttttttttctttattgttaaTTTCTGTGATGAAAATTTGAGATAATCTCCAAAAATCAATGTTTGTTATTATATCTCTTAATCCATTCatctttaattatatattatattttaattattatttttttctttttatatcgtattttgtaataatttgtccaactaattaaattagctactttacataAAGGTAGCCCTTTTAATTTGTTGGGGTCCCAAACATTATTCTTTTACCAACCATTTTTTTACCCACTTTGTTTTAAACCGATTTAATTGGAttgagttaaatttttatttttgaattggattgagttaaatttttatttttgaactaattcaaaatttcaaagtagTTACAACACCAACAATCTGAACAGAGTTTACAACCAAATCCAATTAGTTATTTTTGGGTTAGGTTGTctggttatttttttatttataattattttttaaaaaaacttgcTTATCCATCctacatatttataattatttttttgatatatTATACTCTACCtagtaaaaaaaactaaaaaataaacgagattaaattattgggatgaaattaaaaaatttaactctataattttaaaagttaaaatttgattcgaatgatttaaaacttcatccaTAATTCATATGATTTGaatctttaaataataataataaaaaaggcTCAAACACACTATGTATCACAatcaatctcacaatttttaaaacgagtcgatcaggaagaggtttccatactcttataagaatatttcatttgtttctccaaccgatgtgagatcttacaattcaccctctttgagggccaacgtcctcgctagcacatcgtccatttgtaacaactcaaacccaccactagcatacATTATCCGCTTTtacctgttacatatcgtcgttaaCCTTATAGTTTTAATACGCGTCTACCAGTTTCCATATTTTTACAAAGAATCAAATCTCAAAATCCTTGTTTACTTTcgcaataatttaaaaaataatcaaaattttaaatttatttttattgaaacaGCAGCctcaaacataaataatataaagtttaccTGGGATATACAATTAAAATAAGGTAGGAACAAATATAGCGCAGTGGATGAAACACTGTTGGAGCTCCTGAATTCAAGTATTTGAGTCAAGATCATTTCCATAAAGTCTTCCAAATTCTCCCCAACGCCTTAAACCAAGAGCACAACACGTCTAGCTCAACCCTGTGGAAGGAACTCAGGAGCAAACCCAATGAACTAAACCAGTTCAATGATTCAGCAACCCCATCCTTCGCCTACAAACAACAACCATCATGTGAGTAGAGCTTATATTTGGTATGTAGATTTGTTTATCTCAATGTGTAACTGTGTTAAATTTTACCCCCAAAACACAGACCAACCTAACATGGATTATACAAACTTTAGTTTTGTAGCTCATTTTTCTGCAGAACCCAACCACAGGTTACACCAGCTTAACACTTTCCAAACCTATATTAATTAGAATCACAAGGCAAACATCCTCTAAAAGACTAGCTATGTAGCttcttagaagaaaaaaaaagacccaGGATCGGAAGTTGTGTCGCTTTTTTTTACCTCATGGCATTAGACTCTGTATCCATCTAGTAAAGTGTTGCTATAAACACAGCATAGTGCATATGATATTGCTTAGAAAGAACACAGAACAAAAATCAAAGATGATCAAAATTAAACCATCATAGATTGGCCTTATGCTCTCAGGTATAACAAACAGCTTTTTGAAGGAATGGGTTCGTTCAATTCATGGTGGACCTACCTAGGATTTTTTGCTTTACAAATTTCCTTAGCACTTAAATATCGTAGGGTCATGCGGGTTGTCTCATGAGATTAGAGGTGCCGAGACAAGTTCAAGACACTCACGGAtatcaggaaaaaaaaaaaaagaaaaaaaaaaaagaagaaagaaacaagagaTGACTCCAATTTTGCAGTTCTAGCCGTCATTGTTGCATCCATCCTCCGTTTTACTGGAAAACATTCCCAACTGCACACTTTCGAACTTTTGAGTACTATTATTCTCAACGAACTATTCATAATGGTATATGTCAATctcaatgtgagatcccacatcgattagagaggggaacgacaTCAATTGGAgtggggaacgagtgccagcgaagacgctagGTCCCaaagggaggtagattgtaagatcacacatcagttggggaggggaacgaaacattctttataagggtgtggaaacctctccctagcattgTGGGGagacccgaaagggaaagcccaaagaagacaatatctgctaccggtgggcttgggctgttacactccGTCCACGGTATTCCAAGAGATTCTAATGAGATGCTGAGAGGATGAAGTGAACAACTATGCATTTTATGAGTTATGATTTCAAAACAAACTTCGATTACAATTTAAACTTAcatctaaattttgtttcagaAAAATGGAGGAGCCAAAATATCCCTTTCAACTGTAGATAGGGTCATAACCAAGGGTTCATGAATGAATAGTACCATCTAAATGAGAAGTAAACTGCAGGCTGAAACGATAACTAGGGAAAGTACATCACATCACATATCTCTAATTCTATTTGAGCAATGGTCTTCCTTTTGTTATGAAATGAGAGAAAGATCATGTTGGATGAGAAAGCAATTCTACCAGCATTGATCTTGCACGAGATTCATAACTCGAAAAATTTGAAACCATGCAGTAGATTTTAGGCATATTTCctgatattatttttagcaGAGTTCAAATGGTTTACAACAAATTGAGATCTTGAAATACCTTATTTCGCACATTGTGCCCAATTGATAGTGGACCTTGCTAATGCGTCCATTGGGTCAATGCATCTCTTAAGAAGGGGATCATCAAGGGGCAAGAGATCCTTTATATCATCAGAGGCAAGGATGACAGAGTTGACAGCCCTCACCAGAAGAACTTGAAGAGCAATTCGTAGTA is part of the Cucurbita pepo subsp. pepo cultivar mu-cu-16 chromosome LG03, ASM280686v2, whole genome shotgun sequence genome and encodes:
- the LOC111791246 gene encoding uncharacterized RNA-binding protein C17H9.04c-like, translated to MNRPGDWNCTSCHHFNFQRRDICQRCGDPKTGAAVRPGSGFGFGGSDVRPGDWYCSVGNCGAHNFATRSSCFKCGAFKDDMSAFDFDLPRPTPRGISPFAFSTPARSPASAWKSGDWICARSGCNEHNFASRMECFRCSAPRDSY